The Calothrix sp. PCC 7507 DNA segment ACCCGGTTCGATGATTTTGGCTGGTGTGTTGCTGAAAATGGGTGGCTATGCTTTAATCCGCTTCAACGTCGAAATGTTGCCCAATGCCCATGTAACATTTGCTCCAGTGTTGGCAATCTTGGGTGTAGTTAACATTGTCTACGGTGCTTGCTGTGCCTTCGCTCAAACCAACCTCAAACGCCGTTTGGCTTACTCTTCAATTGCCCATATGGGGTTTGTGTTGATTGGTATCGCTTCCTTTACAGAAATTGGCATCAGCGGCGCTGTGCTACAAATGGTTTCTCACGGTTTAATTGCTGCTAGCTTGTTCTTCCTATCTGGCGTGACTTACGAACGCACCCACACCTTGGCGATGGACAAAATGGGTGGGATAGCAAAAGTAATGCCCAGAACCTTCGCACTGTTTACCATCGGTTCAATGGCCTCTCTCGCTTTACCGGGGATGAGTGGCTTTGCTGGGGAGTTGATGGTGTTCCTTGGTTTGGCTACCAGTGATGTTTACAGTTCTAGCTTCAAATTTGTAGTCGTGCTGCTATCAGCGGTAGGCGTGATTTTGACACCGATTTACTTACTGTCGATGCTCCGCCAAGTATTCTACGGCAAGCAAAGTGAGGAGTTGCATTTAGATGCTGTAGTAACTGATGTGAAACCACGCGAATTGTTTATCACTGCTTGCTTGATAGTTCCTATTATCGGTATCGGCTTCTATCCTAAGTTAGCAACGCAGACATATGATGTGAAGACAGTAGAACTAGCAGCTCATGCGCGCCAAGTTCTGCCAGTTGTCGCTCATCAACAACCATCAAGTCTGTATTCCAGCTTGTTTACTGCTCCGACATTAGCTAATTCTCAAGTTGAACGTTCAATTAATATTTCTGAGTAAATTAACTGCCCATTAGGGGTGCTGCAAGTAAATTCTAAATATGAGGGGAATATAGGGGTGGTTGCAAAACCATCCCTTAAATTTTTTCTAGTTATTTTTGGGTAATTTATTTTGGCAGTTTTTTCAGCCATTCCTGAAAATCACGTTCATATGATTCTCCGTTAGTTTTGTAAGCCTTCACAGCATCAAAAAACAAACCTAAACCCCAACCCAAGATGGGAAAAATTGCCCAGAAATATGCAGGGCTGGTCAACAAATTCAACACAATCAAAAATCCATTTACCCCAATAAAAGCAATCAAGTGTGATTTAAACTCTCCACGTCGTTGGGAATGAAATTTCTGCCGCTTTTTCACTTCTATTTCTTGGATTAACCATTCTTGTTCAGCAGCTTGTAGCGATTCTGATGAAACTCCTAATTCTGAGGCTATTTCTATAATTTGCTGCCGTGAAACTTCTCCCTGTTGTTGACGGGCAAAAGCTTTTTGCAGAATCTGTTGCATTTGTTCGGAATTGTAAGTCATAAAAATACCTCAAAAGGTGAAAAAATAGCTGGGCGAATTGTAGCGGTTTTCAGTCGAATGCAATACAGGGCGGGGAAACCCCGCCCCTACGGGCTTGGCGATTTAAAACTGTACCTCATGGATCTAAAAACCGCGATAAATGGATTTTGAAACTTTAGCTACAAAACCATGAACAATATATTTACCCGTTGTTACGAACTGCTGAGACACACATTTTATATCTGAAAAAATAACCCATACAGTAATTGAAAACACAAATATGGATTTATTATGTGCGTTTTTATTGTTTTATATTTCAAAATAATGTGAAAAGTCATAATATAGGGGTGGTTTAGTAACCACACCGACAATTTTTCTGCTGCTCGTGTTAGGACTTTAGCTATAGAATCCTACTACAAACAAGTGATATGTTATGGATTGTTCAATTTTCAAACTTGAGAGTGCCGTCAATATTCGCAATATGCTCGTCAAGATTAATGTACGATCCTAAAGATGATTGATCTCTTCTTCTGCACTCAGCACGTAGTCTGTTTCTACCAGCTAAACCAACTTCATCGCAAGTCAGAGAAAATCTACTGTCTCCCCACTCCAAAGTACCGTCAATATTGCCGATATGTTGATTTAAGTCCATAGAAGTAAACCGAGTAGATCCATTAGCTCGCTGGCAAGCGGCTGTTAAGGTTGAGCCATCGATACGAATACCTTGACATGTCCGAGAAAAGTCACCAGTTGCCCAAGCGTTACCGATGAGTAAATTAAAGGTCAGAAAAACTGTGCAAAAAAAGGTAGCACAAATTCTTAGCATTTGTCATCTCTCCTAAGATGTATATTTGGTTAGGTCAACCAAGGTCATTCTACAGGAGTGTATTTTTATACATTTATAGTTAATAATTTTTAACTATTGGTCTGTTCGATTAATTTTGATGGACTTAGGACTTACGTATGTGTCACAGTCAAAAAATGGTGCATAACGCTACAAAATCGTAGCATTTCTCGACAAGCGTGAGGTACATCGGTAAGGGCATGGCACTGCCATGCCCCTACACAGCGTGATATATTTTTGTACTTCATTTGAATGGGAAGCGGGATATCCCTCTTCTGCTTGGCAAACAACCGTTTGCCCCTACGTACAATCGGGATTAAGAAATTTCCGAGCCTGACTCAACCTGATTAACTCATTAATCATCATCCTCAGATTGAATTGGAGGACGCCCAGAAACGATAATAAAACCAACAGAATCTAGGCGAATGGCGGGCTGACGAATTCCTGCGATAATTACTTGGCTTAATGCTGTTTCGTTATTGAGTTCTTGCTCTAGTGCTGGATCAGAAATTCGCTCTTGGTTGGTATGTCGGGTTAAACGCAGACGCAATTGGTCTAGTCTCTTACCTAATTTTTGTTCAGCATGGGTAGCGCTATTCTTACATAATGCACTAAAGTCGGGATGCTGATTGAGTAAATCTAAAGACGTGCGACGCGCCTGATAGCAAAATTCTTGCCACTTGCTAGACTCAACAAAGTTATCAAGAATAGATAAACGACTTTTGGCTAAGTTGTAATCTCGGTATTTACCACCTTTGCTCTTATAAGGACGTTGCAGGATATTTAAGAGTGTTTCATCTTCTACAGCAGACATTGATTCAGATCGGGCATCAATAAATACACTTTCTACAATTGGCGGAAATAAACTATCTGCCCGTCTTTGCAAAGTTTTATCTTTTGTAGTGTTGCCGATATAATTTGTTAAATTTGTTTCGACAATGTAATTAAATCGGAAACCATACCACTCTTTACCTTCTCCAGAGTCCCAATTTTCGTCAACTCGCCACATGGCGAAAGTTTTACCCCGGTCATCCCAATGAATATAAGATGAGAGTGCTTCTACAAGGTTTTCGCCAATGCGGTGGAGTTTTGCACCAGGTTGTTGATTTGCTACTCTCCGGTTAAAAGTCCCAAATTCTTCCAAGATACCGGCAAAATTGGTGCTTAAATTATCTGCTGGAACTAATGTGTTTTCGGTGGGCTTATAACGCTTTAGCGCTGATACATTAGGATTATTGATTGGCTGAAATCTCAACGCATTACAAACCCAATCTTCAGTTACTTGCTGGATTTCTTGATGACGAGCATCATAATCATCTAGAGATTGAAAATATTGGGTAGCGCTTTCATCCAAAGCATCTATTTCATCTAGGGCGTTTTGTTCGCTAATTTTTACTTGTTCTTGCTCAATTTCTGTTTGAATTACTTCTATGTTGCCTAATAATCCATTTGCCCCTGATTTAAATATTATTTCTGCCAAGGCTGGTAATTTTTCGTCAACATAAAACTGGAGACTGGCAATTGATTGCCCAAAGATATTAAACCCTTCTTTTAATAGCCGATACCATGCGTCATGGAGACTATCGGGTAAATCTACGCCAGCAAATACTGTCAACTCAACTTTCAATGGACGACCAATCCGGTCTATTCTACCAATTCTTTGTTCTAGGCGATTTGGCGACCAAGGTAGGTCAAAATATATCATGCAGTCGGTAAATTGTAAGTTACGACCTTCTTCGCCGGAGGAGTCGCAAACTAGAATAAAGCAATTGGGGTCTTTTTTAAACCGATTTAAGTTCTCTTCTACTTGAGCGCGAGTTTGTTTAACTTGATGACTGGCGATCGCCCCTTTACCAAAACGATCGCCCAAATATCGGACAATTTCGGCGCAAGTTTGCATAAAACTGGTAAAGACAACAATTTTGGGCAGACTGTCTCCCGGTATTGGTCTTTTTAACCGTTGTTGCACCTCTGTCAGCAATTTAGGGAGATTGAACTTGAGGGATTGTAATTTTAAAGGTTCGCAGAGTTGGTAAAGTATGACTGTGTTGAGCAATTCCAGGCGATCACCATCTTCTGAAGGTTGTTCTATAATTTGCAGCAAGCTTTGCAAAATCTCTGCTTCCTCAGCAAATTTAGGAGTTTCCATGAGGGTGCGAACACTATCAGCGCCAAATTCCTCAACTAATTCTGCGGTGGATAAACCCTTTAAACGTGCTTGAATTACCTGTTTTAAAATCCCCAGCCAGGTACCAGCAGCACGGAAGAACAAGAGAACAATCTGGTGATATTGTTGATCATCAGGCGCTACATGACGCCACTTCTCAATTAGTTCATGGATATCAGGCGATCGCTCATCTAAATCATACTCGGCTCTAAGTGTAATATTCCGCTCGAAAATCACATCTTCTACGGAAGCGCGACGATTGCGGAGCATCCGGTGGTGAAGTCTGTAGGTATCGCTGATATGGGTACGAATTGCCCTGACAATTTTAGATGTATCGCCCGATGTTGCTTGTAAAATATTTTCTAGCTCCTGTGCCAAGTTCAGTAAATACTCGTCTTGAGCAAACAGGTTGCGGAGTTGTTGAAGATTAGTTTTCAGAACTGAGGGGTTCGCACCTTCTTTAAACGACAGGAGAATTCGACCAATATCTTGGCGTTTTACCACCCTGTCACGAAAACCTGCTAAATCATTAAGTTGATAAGTTGCAGGATCGAGCAGATGCAGCATGGCGAGAAAATCTTGCTCGTGGTTGAGAACTGGGGTAGCCGAAAGTAGAAGCAGGCGATCGCTTTTATGTGCTAGTTGTTTGTAAGTCTCAAAACTCTTCCTTTGCACAGGGTCTGAAGATGTCGCCATTGCTGCGATATGGTGTGCTTCATCTAAAATGAGCAAGCCAATACTCGCTTTCGGGTTGATTTTGTGAATATCTTCAACCGCCAGCACTGCTACCCGCTTGAGAAAGTGGGAGATGTAAAACTTGTTTTCTAATTCCTGCTGCCATTGTTGCAGTAAATATTGCGGAACTAGAACTATCGCCCGTCCAGCGGGTTCATCCAATAAATATTGACGCAGAATAGCGCCAGCTTCGATGGTTTTTCCTAATCCGACTTCATCTGCTAATAAATATCGTTGAATCGGATCTTCGAGTACCCGACGGACAACTTCCACTTGATGTGGATAAAGCTTAATATTGGCGGAAATTAATCCTGTCATTCCCCGACTGACAGCGCGCTGCGAAATTAAGGACTTGACGAAAGCAAAGCGTTTATCGTGAAAATAAGGCGTTTCTTGTCCCCTCATGGCTAGAGTTTCGATGGGATCTGCTTGAGGTAAATTGCAACGCACGTAGACTTCCCGTTCGCTGACGGCGATCGTCTTTTTATCAGGTAAGTCAATTTGATACTTACGAACTTCCTCATCCCACTCGTAAATTCTGCCGATAATCCAGGATTCTTGGCTTTCCTGGTAAATACAGCATCGAGTTTGACGCTCGAGTTTACACTGAGATAGCGAATTTAAGGGTAAGCTTTTTTCTAAGCGTTGCCCAATTGAACAAAAATATTCAATATTTGCCTGGGTATCAGATATTTCAATTACCTTCCCTATGCCCAAGCTGTTATTTCGGGAACGTACCAACGAACCAAGTTTTATCATCTACTGTGTCTCTTTCTAACTGGAGTTTAGACTAAAAGCGATCTAAGGTAACATAAGTTGTGGCAGGCAATAGGCAATCTTGTTACAGGCAATAGGCATGAAAGTCCCTTGGTGTAAGTGTTTTCTTGTTAGTTCATGTCCTAATCTACCTGATTGATTAATTAGGCTTAAAAATATTGGTTTTGAAGTAGGTTCATCCGGCTAGCTGAATGTGCAAATCTCCCAAAGTTGGTAAATTGAGGGTAAAAGTTGTTCCTATCCCAACCAAACTGTCCACGGCAATTTCACCGCTATGTAAGTCTACAGCTTTCTTGACGATAGACATCCCTAATCCCATTCCCGGAATATTGTCTACATTGCTGGCGCGATGAAAGCATTCAAAGATGTGTTCGATATCATTGGGGGGAATACCAATTCCACGGT contains these protein-coding regions:
- a CDS encoding NAD(P)H-quinone oxidoreductase subunit 4, translated to MNAMEFPWLTAIILLPLVASLAIPLIPDKEGKTVRWYGLGVALADFGLMIYAFWQHYDFQTSTLQLVENYPWVPQLGWNWSVAVDGLSMPLVLLTGLINTLAIFAAWKVTTKPRLFYALMLVMFSAQLGVFVAQDLLLFFLMWEIELVPVYLLISIWGGPNRRYAATKFIIYTAAASIFILIAGFAMAFSGDTVTFNMASLGMKEYPKVFELLVYAGFLIAFGVKLPIFPLHTWLPDAHGEASAPGSMILAGVLLKMGGYALIRFNVEMLPNAHVTFAPVLAILGVVNIVYGACCAFAQTNLKRRLAYSSIAHMGFVLIGIASFTEIGISGAVLQMVSHGLIAASLFFLSGVTYERTHTLAMDKMGGIAKVMPRTFALFTIGSMASLALPGMSGFAGELMVFLGLATSDVYSSSFKFVVVLLSAVGVILTPIYLLSMLRQVFYGKQSEELHLDAVVTDVKPRELFITACLIVPIIGIGFYPKLATQTYDVKTVELAAHARQVLPVVAHQQPSSLYSSLFTAPTLANSQVERSINISE
- a CDS encoding 2TM domain-containing protein; the encoded protein is MTYNSEQMQQILQKAFARQQQGEVSRQQIIEIASELGVSSESLQAAEQEWLIQEIEVKKRQKFHSQRRGEFKSHLIAFIGVNGFLIVLNLLTSPAYFWAIFPILGWGLGLFFDAVKAYKTNGESYERDFQEWLKKLPK
- a CDS encoding CVNH domain-containing protein: MLRICATFFCTVFLTFNLLIGNAWATGDFSRTCQGIRIDGSTLTAACQRANGSTRFTSMDLNQHIGNIDGTLEWGDSRFSLTCDEVGLAGRNRLRAECRRRDQSSLGSYINLDEHIANIDGTLKFEN
- the dpdE gene encoding protein DpdE — its product is MIKLGSLVRSRNNSLGIGKVIEISDTQANIEYFCSIGQRLEKSLPLNSLSQCKLERQTRCCIYQESQESWIIGRIYEWDEEVRKYQIDLPDKKTIAVSEREVYVRCNLPQADPIETLAMRGQETPYFHDKRFAFVKSLISQRAVSRGMTGLISANIKLYPHQVEVVRRVLEDPIQRYLLADEVGLGKTIEAGAILRQYLLDEPAGRAIVLVPQYLLQQWQQELENKFYISHFLKRVAVLAVEDIHKINPKASIGLLILDEAHHIAAMATSSDPVQRKSFETYKQLAHKSDRLLLLSATPVLNHEQDFLAMLHLLDPATYQLNDLAGFRDRVVKRQDIGRILLSFKEGANPSVLKTNLQQLRNLFAQDEYLLNLAQELENILQATSGDTSKIVRAIRTHISDTYRLHHRMLRNRRASVEDVIFERNITLRAEYDLDERSPDIHELIEKWRHVAPDDQQYHQIVLLFFRAAGTWLGILKQVIQARLKGLSTAELVEEFGADSVRTLMETPKFAEEAEILQSLLQIIEQPSEDGDRLELLNTVILYQLCEPLKLQSLKFNLPKLLTEVQQRLKRPIPGDSLPKIVVFTSFMQTCAEIVRYLGDRFGKGAIASHQVKQTRAQVEENLNRFKKDPNCFILVCDSSGEEGRNLQFTDCMIYFDLPWSPNRLEQRIGRIDRIGRPLKVELTVFAGVDLPDSLHDAWYRLLKEGFNIFGQSIASLQFYVDEKLPALAEIIFKSGANGLLGNIEVIQTEIEQEQVKISEQNALDEIDALDESATQYFQSLDDYDARHQEIQQVTEDWVCNALRFQPINNPNVSALKRYKPTENTLVPADNLSTNFAGILEEFGTFNRRVANQQPGAKLHRIGENLVEALSSYIHWDDRGKTFAMWRVDENWDSGEGKEWYGFRFNYIVETNLTNYIGNTTKDKTLQRRADSLFPPIVESVFIDARSESMSAVEDETLLNILQRPYKSKGGKYRDYNLAKSRLSILDNFVESSKWQEFCYQARRTSLDLLNQHPDFSALCKNSATHAEQKLGKRLDQLRLRLTRHTNQERISDPALEQELNNETALSQVIIAGIRQPAIRLDSVGFIIVSGRPPIQSEDDD